A stretch of the Nicotiana tabacum cultivar K326 chromosome 6, ASM71507v2, whole genome shotgun sequence genome encodes the following:
- the LOC142182288 gene encoding uncharacterized protein LOC142182288, with protein MLLQLADRTVKRPTGILDDVLVQVGKFVFPANFAILDCQVDEEIPIILSRPFLATRRALIDCETGELKMRLNDEEVIFNVQKSMRRPSEYANCSLVEAVDMIL; from the coding sequence ATGCTGCTGCAGCTGGCTGACCGCACGGTAAAAAGGCCTACTGGGattcttgatgatgtgttggtgcaagtgGGGAAGTTCGTGTTCCCTGCAAACtttgctattttggattgtcaggTAGATGAGGAGATACCTATCATTTTAAGTAGGCCATTTTTGGCTACTAGGAGAGCATTGATCGATTGTGAGACTGGGGAATTAAAAATGAGATTGAACGATGAAGAAGTCATATTCAATGTTCAAAAATCTATGAGGAGACCCAGTGAATATGCTAATTGCTCTCTAGTGGAGGCAGTGGATATGATTCTGTAA
- the LOC107789953 gene encoding uncharacterized protein LOC107789953 produces the protein MSQQEINNQSNEGLLNPMAPYNGMINEVRVMLVDHDQEVIYEMVDLLESHKYKVTTVGAAEMAMTMLSKGKERYDVMIINAYSPDLLSTQLLGQAVELDIISIFVCDDNNPLLAKKALDVGAYLYLKKPLQEEMVKYLWQFVLKEKLQREKVKKVLENGENMIINIGDEDETGENVGDEQGEKSMANDEEQNNNNEVENSESNGKYKLRKKRGRKSTKEANQGDSHSSGKSVKRKVCTEWTLELHAKFLEAVAQLGEGRCYPKEILELMDVPGLTRMQVASHLQKCRNDNWRAPEERKSSRNSSGQGSSSGSQQRSGHRKFGSMPRIQPNMVTNLQQQQRDQEINQRSPPEFQFPPLNNSSIIARGESSTQQEQAYRPQLPYVEPQYLSIGSPFNNPNFTQNSAGGFVQQQQNGPFVGMVGQGQGPIIGGTNYRPGFPINNGPDQHVQNGYNMNVNAAHLGYSGGPMISDMNGNVTMNGLGFAAAANANFQQQYGQPNMTEPSNFVAPSNVSDSEGTDSNDGQNCDQYFDFNDVDYLFQNLGPPTSNLPNEQGTEFGPVYSDDQVKPSVPFPGIANFPDDLA, from the exons TTACGACGGTTGGTGCTGCCGAAATGGCTATGACTATGTTGTCCAAAGGCAAAGAAAGATATGATGTTATGATAATCAATGCCTATTCACCTGATTTGCTTTCCACTCAGCTTTTGGGTCAAGCAGTGGAGTTGGACATCATTTCGATCT TTGTATGTGATGATAACAATCCTCTTTTAGCAAAGAAGGCTTTGGACGTTGGAGCTTACCTCTACTTGAAAAAACCACTTCAAGAGGAAATGGTGAAATACTTGTGGCAGTTTGTACTGAAGGAGAAACTGCAAAGGGAGAAAGTGAAAAAAGTTTTAGAAAATGGAGAGAACATGATCATCAACATTGGTGATGAAGATGAAACTGGTGAAAATGTTGGTGATGAACAAGGAGAGAAAAGTATGGCTAATGATGAGGAACAGAATAACAATAATGAGGTTGAAAACAGTGAATCCAATGGAAAATACAAGCTGAGGAAAAAGAGAGGTAGAAAAAGCACAAAAGAGGCTAATCAAGGAGATAGCCATAGCAGTGGTAAGTCCGTTAAGCGAAAGGTTTGCACAGAGTGGACTTTGGAACTTCATGCTAAATTCTTGGAAGCTGTGGCTCAACTTGGTGAAGGAA GATGTTATCCGAAAGAGATTCTTGAGCTGATGGATGTGCCTGGCCTTACCAGGATGCAAGTTGCAAGCCATCTTCAG AAATGTCGCAACGACAACTGGAGAGCTCCAGAAGAGCGAAAATCTTCTCGTAACTCATCAGGTCAGGGCTCGTCCAGTGGTTCTCAACAACGAAGTGGCCACAGAAAGTTTGGTTCAATGCCTCGTATCCAACCGAATATGGTCACAAATCTGCAACAGCAGCAACGTGACCAAGAAATTAACCAAAGAAGTCCTCCTGAGTTTCAGTTTCCACCACTGAATAACAGTAGCATTATTGCTAGAGGAGAGAGTTCAACTCAACAGGAACAAGCTTATCGCCCACAGCTTCCTTATGTTGAACCCCAATACCTTAGCATTGGGAGCCCATTTAATAACCCAAATTTTACCCAAAATAGTGCTGGTGGTTTtgtgcaacaacaacaaaatgGACCTTTTGTTGGAATGGTGGGCCAAGGACAAGGCCCAATAATTGGGGGCACTAATTACAGGCCTGGGTTTCCGATTAATAATGGGCCGGATCAGCATGTTCAAAATGGCTACAACATGAATGTCAATGCGGCCCATTTGGGATACTCAGGTGGCCCAATGATTTCAGATATGAATGGAAATGTGACAATGAATGGGCTGGGCTTTGCAGCAGCAGCAAATGCTAATTTCCAGCAACAATATGGTCAGCCCAATATGACTGAGCCCAGCAATTTTGTGGCCCCATCAAATGTGAGTGATTCTGAAGGAACTGATTCAAATGATGGACAAAACTGTGATCAGTATTTCGATTTCAATGATGTGGATTATCTGTTCCAGAATCTTGGACCTCCTACCTCCAACCTACCTAATGAACAAGGCACTGAGTTTGGTCCAGTTTACTCTGATGATCAG GTGAAACCAAGTGTCCCGTTTCCTGGAATAGCAAACTTTCCTGACGATTTGGCATGA
- the LOC107793097 gene encoding uncharacterized protein LOC107793097, whose translation MDPPPLPSQINAIPTTNAITQIAQQNYPDSASSSPSSRQNDTWDQESLAQVPGAKLRLICSYGGHIIPRPHDKSLCYVGGDTRIVVVDRQSSLSDLQIRLSHTLLNGRGFSLKYQLPNEELDSLVSVTTNEDLDNMIEEYDRAMSASPLKPSRLRLFLFLAKPETAASMGCLLADSKSETWFVDALNNASLLSRGLSDSAAGDNFLELETIPKSDSGINLEAQNESLAANNRQMAKNAIQEVQSTMPDSPMVETTSSFESSVSSPSMPNLPPIRVRAEDAGYANATFNDQMLGIDEQFSQMNVASNAQKVDDGYLHLAAAAATPPLPTVIGGAAVMSSATLVNTAPATGEHQGRVISDDERSDHSAPTGRRKPPLPLQPIQRKVGDGYSLPSPDSKHAAGGYNLQSPDSVASDSSIASATSFSKHAIYQDAPPAASRETRVPYAVTDPKNNVLDQNSQIQMQQVQDSVVIQVPQQQQQPQFIPTSGHYIQHTATGPVAVQPCYQMYAPQTQQPIHQQMDQQYPMYYMPVPQTQPYNMTVQSNIVDANAAASSQQLTPPNQTMVSSSAAFKEALPPIYPTRTVQSSNPEMPVNVYRTATPATQTVVQIPQSQYHQQYYGLSQVPPPPQQMTAVSNGAANFGYEYSHPVHEQVYYTQNTAPSHPSQYQTMNPTTAVLLSQASAQLAAENTTAQNRTS comes from the exons ATGGATCCTCCACCACTTCCATCCCAAATCAATGCCATTCCTACAACTAATGCCATCACTCAAATTGCCCAACAAAACTATCCAGATTCTGCCAGCTCCTCCCCGAGCTCACGCCAAAATGATACGTGGGATCAGGAGTCTCTGGCACAAGTCCCTGGTGCCAAACTCCGCCTCATATGCAGCTACGGGGGTCATATTATTCCCCGTCCCCACGATAAGTCCCTCTGTTATGTCGGTGGTGACACCCGCATTGTGGTAGTTGACCGTCAATCCTCCCTCTCCGATCTTCAAATTCGCCTTTCCCACACTCTCCTCAATGGCCGCGGATTTTCCCTCAAGTATCAGCTCCCGAATGAAGAACTTGATTCCCTTGTATCTGTCACAACTAATGAGGACTTAGATAACATGATTGAAGAGTACGATCGTGCAATGTCTGCTTCGCCTTTGAAACCTTCTCGTCTTCGTTTGTTCCTTTTTCTTGCCAAACCTGAGACAGCAGCTTCTATGGGTTGCCTCCTTGCTGATTCTAAATCCGAGACGTGGTTTGTTGATGCTCTTAATAATGCTAGCTTGCTTTCTAGAGGGCTTTCTGATTCAGCTGCGGGAGATAATTTCCTGGAACTTGAAACCATTCCCAAAAGTGATTCTGGTATAAACCTGGAGGCTCAGAATGAGTCATTGGCGGCTAATAATAGGCAAATGGCAAAGAATGCAATCCAAGAAGTGCAATCCACTATGCCTGACTCACCAATGGTTGAAACAACCTCATCATTTGAGTCCAGTGTTTCATCCCCATCTATGCCAAATTTGCCTCCAATTAGAGTTAGAGCTGAAGATGCAGGTTACGCGAATGCAACATTCAACGATCAGATGCTTGGGATAGATGAACAGTTCTCACAGATGAATGTAGCTTCAAATGCACAAAAGGTGGATGATGGTTACCTTCATTTGGCTGCAGCAGCGGCAACACCACCTCTTCCTACTGTAATCGGCGGTGCAGCTGTTATGTCATCGGCTACTTTGGTGAACACTGCACCGGCTACAGGGGAACATCAAGGCCGGGTTATCTCTGATGATGAAAGATCAGATCATAGCGCGCCTACTGGGCGCCGAAAACCTCCATTGCCGTTACAGCCGATTCAGAGGAAAGTTGGAGATGGTTATAGCTTGCCATCACCTGATTCAAAACATGCTGCAGGGGGTTACAACTTGCAATCACCTGATTCTGTAGCAAG TGATAGCAGCATTGCATCAGCTACGTCCTTCTCAAAACACGCGATTTACCAAGACGCACCTCCAGCAGCAAGTCGTGAAACCAGAGTGCCTTATGCAGTAACTGACCCCAAAAATAATGTTCTGGACCAGAACTCTCAAATTCAGATGCAGCAAGTTCAAGATTCTGTAGTTATACAAGTTccacagcagcagcagcagccgCAGTTCATTCCTACCAGCGGACATTACATCCAACATACTGCAACAGGTCCAGTGGCAGTCCAGCCTTGCTATCAAATGTATGCACCCCAAACTCAGCAACCAATTCACCAACAAATGGACCAGCAATATCCCATGTACTACATGCCAGTACCTCAGACTCAGCCGTATAATATGACAGTGCAATCTAATATAGTTGATGCTAATGCTGCAGCTTCAAGCCAGCAGCTAACACCACCAAATCAAACAATGGTTTCATCCTCAGCAGCCTTTAAAGAAGCTCTCCCGCCTATTTATCCAACAAGAACTGTCCAGTCCTCTAACCCTGAAATGCCTGTCAATGTATATAGAACAGCTACCCCAGCGACTCAAACAGTAGTACAAATTCCTCAAAGTCAATATCATCAACAGTATTACGGTCTTTCCCAGGTTCCTCCTCCACCACAGCAAATGACTGCTGTTTCTAATGGCGCTGCTAATTTCGGCTATGAGTATTCTCATCCTGTGCATGAACAGGTGTACTATACTCAAAACACAGCTCCATCACATCCTTCTCAGTACCAAACTATGAACCCTACCACTGCAGTTTTATTATCACAGGCTTCAGCACAGCTAGCTGCAGAGAATACCACAGCTCAGAACAGAACTTCATAG